GTGATTGCCATTGAGCATCATCATTATGATGAAATGTTCCATAAATTACCCAAGCTGGAACGGTATTTTAGGTTGATTCTGCAAAAAAACCACCAGGCATCGCAAAGAAGGATAAAATTCCTGTATAGCCAAACCGCTGAAGAAAGATATCGTCATTTTAATAGTTTATTCCCTGAATTTGTACAGCGTGTGCCACAGTATATGCTGGCTTCTTACCTCGGCTTCACCCCCGAATTTCTGAGTAAAATCAGGGCTAAAAAGTAACTCTTCATTATTCGCTTTTTTTAGGTTACGAATCAACATTTCATTTCTTAAACTACATTAAGTTTTTTGATAGTTAAGTTGCAGACCTTTACATCGTAATCAAAAAACAAATAAAATGGAAAATAGAATCAACATCCAAAAAGTAGAACCTGCAGCTTACCAAGCCATGTATGGTTTAGAGAAATATTTATCAACCAGCAAACTAGATCCAATTCTTTTAGAACTGATTAAAATGCGTGCATCACAAATTAACGGCTGTGCATTTTGCTTAAATATGCACTCAACCGATGCCCGCAAAATAGGTGAAACCGAACAGCGTTTGTATTTATTAAATGCCTGGAGAGAAACAACTTTATTTACGCCGCAAGAAGAAGCTGTTTTAGCTTTAACAGAAGAAGTAACCTTAATTAGCCACCATGTTTCTGATGCAACTTATCAAAAAGCCGCAAGCTTTTTTAACGAACAGGAATTAGCGCAGATTATTATGGCTATAGTTACCATTAATGCCTGGAATAGACTTGCTATTACCGCTAAAGTAATGGTTGGCTAACCAAATGCTGATTTCAGCTTATCACAAAGACACGAGAACACTTGGTTAACATTCAAAATAACTTCGTGTTTTGGTGTCTTTATGCTTTAAAATAGATTAGTAAGTGATAAATTTATAGTACCCTTAACAACAAACCTTTTAAGTACTCTCCTTCTGGAAAAGAAATCCGAACGGGATGATCTTCCGGTTGGCAGAATTGTTTAATAATCTGAACTTCCTTGCCTGCATCAAGCGCAGCCCAGGCAATTATCTGTTTAAAGGTTTCAATATCAACTGCACCCGAGCAAGAGAAAGTAGCCAATAAGCCTCCTTTTTCTAGCAATAGCATACCTAAACGATTTAAATCTTTATAGGCTCTTGCCGCGCGGTCTAATGCCGAACGCGATGGTGCATATTTAGGTGGGTCGAGCACAATCACATCAAACAATTCGCCCGATTCTTTGAAAGCCCGGAGTTGTTTGTTTACATCTGATTGTATCGCTGTTACTTTAGCCGCATCGAATTTGTTTAAGGCTACATTCTGCTTTAATGTTTCAACCGCCAAACCTGAACTATCAACGCTGGTAACGCTAGCGGCATCATTAGCCAGGCTATTCAAGCTAAAACCACCACTATAACTAAAACAGTCTAAAACTTTTTTACCTTTTGTATAACTGGCTAAAATCCTTCGGTTATCACGCTGGTCGCAATAAAAACCAGATTTTTGTCCTTCAGCAATATTGATATTATAAATAATTCCATTTTCTTTTACCTCTAAAAGTTCTGGAGGATTTTCGCCCCAAAGTAATCCATTTTCAATGGGTAAACCTTCGTGGGTGCGAGCGGTTGCATCACTTTTATCAAAAATTCCTTTTGGATTTAATTCGGTTTTTAAAATTTCTACAATTTCTGCTTTCACTTTTTCGATTCCAGAACTTAGAATCTGTAACGATAGGAAATCGGCATACTGATCGACAATTAAACCTGGCACGAAATCGGCTTCACTAAACACTAAACGACAGGTATTGGTCTGCTCGTTTAAAATAAACTGACGTGAAGCAATAGCCTGTTTTAACCGGTTTTGATACCAGCTGGGATCAATAGTTTGTGTTTCGTCCCACTCTAATAAACGAACGGCAACACGCGAATTGCTGTTGAAATATCCATAGGCCAGAAATTCATGATCAAAAGCAAAAACTTTTACTACATCACCATCTTCAGGTTTTCCTTTAACTTTTTCTAATGCGCCAGAAAATACCCATGGATGTCTTTGTAGTGCCGCTTTTTCTTTGCCCTTTTTTAATGTAATTTCTACCATGGTGCAAAGGTAATAATTAGTTTGGAGAGTAGCGTTCGGCGCCTAGCGATAAGCGTTTCATACGAAGCGCGTATCAGAACGTCTGTTAAATCGGAGTGCTTATTTGGATGTAGCGTTAAACGCTTAGTGCTGGGCGCTTACTGCTTTGCCATCTTAACCAGTTCCGTATCCAAAACCTTGGTTTCAAACTCAGTTACAGGCCTTTTAGCCTCGATCATCGAAATCAATAATTCTGTGGCCACCTGTCCCATTTCGAATGCAGGCTGTTTAACTGAG
The nucleotide sequence above comes from Pedobacter riviphilus. Encoded proteins:
- a CDS encoding carboxymuconolactone decarboxylase family protein, giving the protein MENRINIQKVEPAAYQAMYGLEKYLSTSKLDPILLELIKMRASQINGCAFCLNMHSTDARKIGETEQRLYLLNAWRETTLFTPQEEAVLALTEEVTLISHHVSDATYQKAASFFNEQELAQIIMAIVTINAWNRLAITAKVMVG
- a CDS encoding class I SAM-dependent rRNA methyltransferase is translated as MVEITLKKGKEKAALQRHPWVFSGALEKVKGKPEDGDVVKVFAFDHEFLAYGYFNSNSRVAVRLLEWDETQTIDPSWYQNRLKQAIASRQFILNEQTNTCRLVFSEADFVPGLIVDQYADFLSLQILSSGIEKVKAEIVEILKTELNPKGIFDKSDATARTHEGLPIENGLLWGENPPELLEVKENGIIYNINIAEGQKSGFYCDQRDNRRILASYTKGKKVLDCFSYSGGFSLNSLANDAASVTSVDSSGLAVETLKQNVALNKFDAAKVTAIQSDVNKQLRAFKESGELFDVIVLDPPKYAPSRSALDRAARAYKDLNRLGMLLLEKGGLLATFSCSGAVDIETFKQIIAWAALDAGKEVQIIKQFCQPEDHPVRISFPEGEYLKGLLLRVL